One part of the Bacillota bacterium genome encodes these proteins:
- a CDS encoding copper-translocating P-type ATPase — protein sequence MERTHATTGGDEVVRDGEAGVAKVRTERLNILLGGMSCASCAARIEKELNRQPGVIGAVVNLATERASVDVLPGTPLEPLLESVRKLGYRAQDADRPSGEAGAAARGETGEPSRSPADAERAEREREIRIQTATFAFSAALTVPLILPMFGHLLGVHVFRFLEDARLQFAFGTLVQGIVGWQFYRRGWLSLIHGAANMDVLVAVGTSAAYFYSVATTFFIEGHMYYEASATILTLVVLGKLLEAIAKGRTSEAIKKLMGLQPRRATVIRGGQEVQVPVEEVRPGDHVLVRPGERIPVDGVVVSGHSAVDESMLTGESIPVEKSPGSEVIGGTINKHGSFTFEAQKVGRDTALARIIALVEEAQGSKAPIQRIADTVAAYFVPAVLGVAAVTFVAWFIVTGDVTRSLLSMTAVLVIACPCALGLATPTAIMVGTGRGAEMGILIRGGEHLERAHKVTVVVLDKTGTLTRGQPSVTDVVTLEPLDRSTLLELTASAERGSEHPLGVAIVEYARSQGIEVREPVDFVAIPGQGVRATVSSNATARQVLAGNRALMRDAGIGMEPLEPHVIALEEQGKTAIVLAMDGAPAGVVAVADTLKDEARAAVDELRSMGVKVMMLTGDNRRTARAIAAQAGIDEVIAEVLPGDKAGKVEELKRRGEIVAMVGDGINDAPALATADIGIAIGTGMDVAMEAAGITLISGDLRGVVRAIRLSRATMRTIKQNLFWAFVYNTVGIPVAALGKLSPIIAGAAMAASSVSVVTNSLRLRRYNPSGTLRRPSR from the coding sequence ATGGAACGCACACACGCAACAACCGGCGGAGACGAAGTGGTCCGTGACGGCGAGGCCGGCGTGGCGAAGGTGCGCACGGAACGGCTGAACATCCTGCTAGGCGGGATGTCCTGCGCTTCCTGCGCAGCGAGGATCGAAAAGGAGCTCAACAGGCAGCCCGGCGTGATCGGGGCGGTGGTCAACCTCGCTACAGAGCGGGCTTCGGTAGACGTCTTGCCAGGCACGCCGCTGGAGCCACTGCTCGAGTCGGTGCGCAAGCTCGGCTACAGGGCGCAGGACGCGGACCGGCCCTCGGGAGAGGCCGGCGCCGCGGCGCGCGGGGAGACAGGAGAGCCGTCGAGGAGCCCCGCCGACGCCGAGCGGGCCGAGCGCGAGCGAGAGATCAGAATCCAGACTGCGACATTCGCTTTTTCGGCCGCTCTCACGGTCCCCTTGATTCTTCCGATGTTCGGCCACCTGTTGGGCGTCCACGTATTCCGTTTCCTGGAGGACGCCAGGCTGCAGTTCGCCTTCGGTACCCTCGTGCAGGGCATCGTGGGCTGGCAGTTCTACAGGCGGGGATGGCTCAGCCTGATTCACGGGGCCGCCAACATGGACGTGCTCGTGGCAGTGGGCACGTCGGCCGCCTACTTCTACAGCGTGGCCACCACGTTCTTCATCGAAGGCCACATGTACTACGAGGCGTCCGCAACGATACTCACGCTGGTCGTGCTGGGCAAGCTTCTGGAGGCGATCGCCAAGGGCCGCACCTCGGAGGCGATAAAGAAGCTCATGGGCCTGCAGCCACGCCGCGCGACGGTGATCAGGGGCGGCCAGGAGGTGCAGGTCCCGGTCGAGGAGGTGCGCCCGGGCGACCACGTCCTTGTGAGGCCGGGAGAGAGGATACCTGTCGACGGGGTAGTGGTGAGCGGCCATTCCGCGGTTGACGAGAGCATGCTCACCGGCGAGAGCATACCCGTCGAGAAGTCACCGGGGAGCGAGGTAATCGGGGGTACTATCAACAAGCACGGCTCGTTTACGTTCGAAGCGCAAAAGGTCGGCCGCGACACGGCGCTCGCCAGGATCATCGCCCTCGTCGAGGAGGCGCAGGGGTCGAAAGCCCCCATCCAGCGCATCGCCGATACCGTGGCGGCGTACTTCGTTCCGGCGGTCCTGGGCGTTGCCGCGGTGACGTTTGTCGCGTGGTTCATCGTGACGGGGGACGTCACGAGGTCTCTGCTGTCGATGACCGCGGTGCTCGTGATCGCGTGCCCGTGCGCGCTGGGTCTCGCCACTCCGACCGCGATAATGGTGGGCACAGGGCGCGGCGCGGAGATGGGTATCCTCATCAGGGGAGGAGAGCACCTGGAGCGCGCCCACAAGGTGACGGTCGTGGTGCTGGACAAGACCGGCACTCTGACACGCGGGCAGCCTTCCGTCACGGACGTCGTCACGCTCGAACCGCTGGACCGCTCCACACTGCTCGAACTTACCGCCTCCGCGGAGCGGGGGTCCGAGCACCCGCTCGGGGTAGCCATCGTGGAATACGCCCGTTCACAGGGTATCGAGGTTCGAGAACCTGTGGACTTCGTGGCCATACCCGGCCAGGGCGTCAGGGCGACGGTCTCGTCAAACGCCACCGCGCGGCAGGTGCTGGCGGGTAATCGCGCGCTCATGCGCGATGCGGGGATAGGCATGGAACCGCTCGAGCCCCACGTGATCGCGCTCGAGGAGCAGGGCAAGACCGCGATCGTCCTCGCGATGGACGGGGCGCCGGCCGGAGTCGTGGCCGTGGCCGACACGCTGAAGGACGAAGCCCGCGCCGCGGTGGATGAACTCCGTTCGATGGGCGTCAAGGTGATGATGCTTACGGGGGACAACCGCCGCACCGCGCGCGCCATAGCGGCACAGGCCGGGATCGATGAGGTCATCGCGGAGGTGCTCCCCGGGGACAAGGCGGGTAAGGTCGAGGAGCTCAAGCGCCGCGGCGAGATCGTGGCCATGGTGGGGGACGGCATAAACGACGCCCCCGCGCTGGCCACCGCGGATATAGGCATCGCGATCGGGACGGGGATGGACGTCGCCATGGAGGCTGCCGGGATCACCCTGATAAGCGGGGACCTGAGGGGCGTTGTCCGCGCCATCCGGCTGTCCAGGGCGACGATGAGGACGATCAAGCAGAACCTTTTCTGGGCGTTCGTATACAATACCGTCGGAATACCCGTGGCCGCGCTGGGCAAGCTGAGCCCGATAATCGCGGGTGCGGCCATGGCGGCGAGTTCCGTGTCGGTGGTGACCAACTCCCTGCGCCTCAGGCGATACAACCCCTCGGGCACGCTCCGGCGGCCGTCCCGCTGA
- a CDS encoding PIN domain-containing protein: protein MTGPALIDSNILVYAYDRSEMERSLVASDVINNLARTGLLILSSQVLAEFFVAATRRIRHPLTASEATRSVLRYAADFPVVAITGPIVREALRGVASYGLSYWDAQVWATARLNQIETIVTEDVPSQDEIEGVRYENPFEH, encoded by the coding sequence ATGACAGGCCCCGCACTGATTGACTCAAACATCCTGGTATACGCGTACGACCGATCGGAGATGGAGAGGAGCCTCGTGGCGAGTGACGTGATTAACAACCTCGCCCGGACCGGCTTGTTGATACTCAGTTCGCAGGTTCTTGCCGAGTTCTTCGTGGCGGCCACACGGCGTATTCGTCACCCGCTCACGGCGTCCGAGGCTACCCGGTCTGTCCTGCGCTACGCGGCCGACTTCCCCGTCGTAGCCATCACCGGGCCAATTGTGCGCGAGGCCCTTAGAGGAGTGGCGTCTTATGGTCTTAGCTACTGGGACGCTCAGGTGTGGGCCACGGCCCGGCTCAACCAGATTGAAACCATTGTTACGGAAGATGTGCCGTCGCAGGACGAGATCGAGGGGGTCAGGTATGAGAATCCATTCGAGCATTGA
- a CDS encoding sigma-70 family RNA polymerase sigma factor, which translates to MEAGLGTDISRIKEDRRLRDSFLESHREFVRRYASFVSHRPLNWENDDELSVGLIALNDAIDSYDPRAGVGFLSYAKVLIRRRLIDQFRKSAALDVEGPLEDDMRVAARTAPDDEERLERAYEMSCFEQRMAEFGITLNDLVRNSPSHRPTRQTLMQVALAAYRCPEIVQRLRTTGQLPLKEIQMITGCSRKVLETWRKYLISLIVILTEDELEGTREFIFG; encoded by the coding sequence GTGGAAGCTGGCCTGGGCACCGACATCTCGAGAATAAAGGAAGACAGGCGCCTGCGGGACTCCTTCCTGGAATCCCACCGGGAGTTCGTAAGGAGATACGCGTCGTTTGTGTCGCATCGCCCGTTAAATTGGGAGAACGATGACGAACTCAGCGTGGGCCTGATCGCCCTGAACGACGCGATAGACTCGTACGACCCGCGCGCCGGAGTGGGTTTCCTGAGCTACGCGAAGGTGCTCATACGTCGGCGCCTGATCGACCAGTTCAGGAAATCGGCCGCGCTGGACGTCGAAGGGCCGCTGGAAGACGACATGCGGGTTGCCGCCCGGACCGCCCCGGATGATGAGGAAAGACTCGAGCGGGCGTACGAGATGTCGTGTTTCGAGCAGCGCATGGCGGAGTTCGGGATAACCCTGAACGATCTTGTAAGAAACTCTCCCAGTCACCGGCCGACCCGACAGACGCTGATGCAGGTAGCGCTGGCGGCCTACAGGTGTCCGGAAATCGTGCAGCGACTGCGCACAACAGGGCAACTTCCACTGAAGGAGATCCAGATGATAACGGGTTGCAGCCGGAAGGTGCTCGAAACCTGGCGCAAGTATCTAATCTCTCTCATCGTCATCCTCACCGAAGACGAGCTCGAAGGCACACGGGAGTTCATATTTGGGTAG
- a CDS encoding tetratricopeptide repeat protein, which produces MKKAIVLVLVGVLLLASMAGSYGLCSAEALGKPQAAHDEDDDAAHDEDDDAAHDEDDDAAHDEDDGAAHDEDDGEVDEEAEEAAEKAREREKEWATLQENVRERLRAIEALAKAGNLDEAIADAEKYAKENPGLEEAKELLEDLKEGKEEEQEQAQVEGMLKTAVANRLAAMEQLRAYLKEHADSEEALKALATLHEENGDDDEAVEALEKAVAFEPKNHNLYRNMQRLYAKMGEKSLKVFVNGKRPAFDQPPVIKDGRTLVPVRAVSEALGATVEWQAQTREVIISKGDTVIRLQLESRTALVNGKTLELDVPAESLNGRTVVPLRFVGEALKYQISYDGASGMVMVGEGQ; this is translated from the coding sequence ATGAAGAAGGCGATTGTACTTGTGCTCGTAGGCGTGCTCTTGCTGGCGTCGATGGCTGGATCGTACGGGTTATGCTCGGCGGAGGCGCTGGGCAAACCTCAGGCCGCCCATGATGAGGACGACGATGCCGCCCATGATGAGGACGACGATGCCGCCCATGATGAGGACGACGATGCCGCCCATGATGAGGACGACGGTGCCGCCCATGATGAGGACGACGGTGAGGTCGACGAGGAAGCTGAGGAAGCAGCGGAAAAGGCGCGTGAGCGCGAGAAGGAATGGGCCACGCTCCAGGAGAACGTCCGCGAACGGTTGAGGGCGATCGAGGCCCTGGCGAAGGCGGGCAATCTGGATGAGGCCATTGCAGATGCCGAGAAGTATGCAAAGGAGAACCCCGGCCTGGAGGAAGCCAAGGAACTGCTGGAGGATCTGAAGGAGGGAAAGGAAGAGGAACAAGAGCAGGCGCAAGTGGAGGGAATGCTTAAAACCGCAGTAGCCAATCGACTGGCTGCGATGGAACAGCTGCGGGCGTACCTCAAGGAGCACGCGGACAGCGAAGAGGCGCTGAAGGCCCTGGCCACACTCCATGAGGAAAACGGGGACGATGACGAGGCAGTAGAGGCTCTGGAGAAGGCGGTTGCCTTTGAACCTAAGAACCACAACCTGTACAGGAACATGCAAAGGTTGTATGCGAAGATGGGCGAGAAATCCCTGAAAGTGTTCGTGAACGGGAAGAGGCCGGCTTTCGACCAGCCGCCCGTCATCAAGGATGGTAGGACGCTTGTCCCGGTGAGGGCAGTCAGCGAGGCGCTGGGGGCGACCGTGGAGTGGCAGGCGCAGACCCGCGAGGTAATCATATCGAAAGGTGACACGGTGATCCGGCTGCAACTGGAGTCCAGGACGGCCCTTGTGAACGGGAAGACTCTGGAACTGGACGTACCAGCCGAGTCGTTGAACGGCCGGACTGTAGTCCCGCTGAGGTTCGTTGGAGAGGCGCTGAAGTATCAAATCAGTTATGACGGGGCGTCAGGGATGGTCATGGTTGGCGAAGGGCAGTAG
- a CDS encoding 2-oxoacid:acceptor oxidoreductase family protein — MLEKFVFAGFGGQGVMFMGKIMAYAGMLEGKESTWLPSYGPEMRGGTANCSVVVSTSGIGSPIVNRPNLAVVMNAPSLDKFVGAVVPGGYLLVNSSLVGKAVDREDIKVVRVPVNDIAASLGDPRVANVVMVGVAAALTSVVDRGALYKALEENSPNERALEMNRKALDAGYEFAGREARTMA, encoded by the coding sequence GTGCTTGAGAAATTCGTTTTCGCGGGATTCGGCGGGCAGGGCGTGATGTTCATGGGCAAGATCATGGCCTACGCGGGCATGCTCGAGGGCAAGGAATCCACCTGGCTCCCATCCTACGGACCCGAGATGCGGGGCGGCACGGCCAATTGCTCGGTCGTGGTGTCGACGTCCGGGATAGGCTCGCCGATCGTGAACCGGCCCAACCTGGCGGTCGTGATGAACGCCCCGTCGCTGGATAAGTTCGTGGGGGCAGTCGTTCCAGGCGGCTACCTGCTGGTCAACTCGTCCCTGGTGGGCAAGGCCGTCGACCGCGAGGACATCAAGGTCGTTCGCGTGCCGGTCAATGACATCGCAGCGTCGCTCGGCGACCCGCGGGTCGCCAACGTCGTCATGGTTGGTGTCGCGGCGGCGCTCACGTCCGTGGTCGACAGGGGGGCGCTCTATAAGGCGCTCGAGGAGAACTCGCCGAATGAGCGCGCGCTGGAGATGAACAGGAAGGCGCTTGACGCCGGATATGAATTCGCCGGCCGGGAGGCACGCACGATGGCGTAG
- a CDS encoding 2-oxoglutarate oxidoreductase has translation MSEKQVFSRTKGLTGVPFHYCPGCGHGVIHRLVAESLEELGVLGDTIGVAPVGCAVLISSYMNCDMQSAAHGRACAVATGVKRALPDRVVFTYQGDGDLAAIGIAEVMHAAARGEKITVIFVNNAIYGMTGGQMAPTTLPGQKTTTSPYGRDVSSAGFPIDMPQVLATLKGAAYVASVSVDTPKNIIQAKKAIKKAFEVQMKRQGFAFVSVLSPCPTNWGMGPLDAVKWLQDNMLPLYTMGELKTPEEAVASA, from the coding sequence ATGTCTGAGAAGCAGGTATTCTCTCGGACAAAGGGGCTTACCGGCGTCCCGTTCCACTACTGCCCGGGCTGCGGGCACGGCGTGATCCACCGCCTCGTTGCGGAAAGCCTCGAGGAACTTGGTGTGCTGGGCGACACCATCGGCGTGGCCCCGGTGGGCTGCGCGGTGCTGATAAGCAGCTACATGAACTGCGACATGCAGAGCGCGGCGCACGGCCGCGCATGCGCGGTGGCGACCGGAGTCAAGCGGGCGTTGCCGGACCGCGTCGTGTTCACCTACCAGGGTGACGGGGACCTGGCCGCGATCGGCATCGCTGAGGTCATGCATGCGGCCGCGCGCGGCGAGAAGATCACCGTCATCTTCGTCAACAACGCCATTTACGGGATGACCGGCGGACAGATGGCTCCAACCACATTGCCCGGCCAGAAAACGACCACGTCCCCGTACGGCCGCGACGTGTCGAGCGCGGGGTTCCCCATCGACATGCCTCAGGTCCTGGCGACGCTCAAGGGTGCGGCGTACGTCGCGTCGGTTTCCGTGGACACCCCGAAGAACATCATCCAGGCCAAGAAGGCGATCAAGAAGGCGTTCGAGGTGCAGATGAAGAGGCAGGGCTTCGCGTTTGTGAGCGTACTGTCGCCGTGCCCGACGAACTGGGGCATGGGTCCGCTGGACGCCGTCAAGTGGCTGCAGGATAACATGCTTCCTCTTTACACCATGGGCGAACTGAAGACGCCGGAGGAGGCGGTCGCCAGTGCTTGA